In the Phaseolus vulgaris cultivar G19833 chromosome 7, P. vulgaris v2.0, whole genome shotgun sequence genome, one interval contains:
- the LOC137827736 gene encoding glycine-rich RNA-binding protein RZ1C isoform X1: MAAKEDNRIFVGGLSWDVTERQLEHAFARYGKILECQIMMERDTGRPRGFGFITFSDRRGMEDAIKEMHGREIGDRIISVNKAQPKMGGDDVDQGYRGSYSSGGRGSYGAGDRVGQDDCFKCGRPGHWARDCPLAGGGGGRGRGGSSFSSHPRFGAAGGHGDRLGGERDRYVDDRYDGGRYGDRDRIDNRDYNKYGSRDRYSSDRYPSSGDRFASDRYGSGSDHYPQNGYGKERGYDRYSGPRGGADRYGSGVGGREEGRSYRGRPAPYYRPTRGSRPSLDRY, encoded by the exons ATGGCTGCGAAGGAAGATAATCGAATATTTGTGGGTGGTTTATCTTGGGACGTCACGGAGCGTCAACTCGAGCATGCCTTTGCTCGTTACGGCAAAATTCTCGAATGCCAG ATCATGATGGAAAGGGATACAGGCCGTCCTCGTGGATTTGGGTTTATCACATTTTCAGACCGTAGGGGAATGGAGGATGCAATCAAGGAAATGCATGGACGGGAAATTGGTGATCGCATCATCTCTGTCAACAAGGCGCAGCCTAAGATGGGGGGTGATGATGTAGACCAAGGTTACAGAGGCAGCTACTCATCAGGTGGTAGGGGAAGCTATGGTGCTGGAGATAGGGTAGGACAAGATGACTGCTTCAAATGTGGGCGTCCAGGACACTGGGCCCGAGATTGTCCCTTGGCAGGAGGTGGAGGTGGTCGAGGTCGTGGTGGTAGTTCATTTTCTTCACATCCTAGGTTTGGAGCTGCCGGTGGACATGGGGATCGCCTTGGTGGTGAGCGGGATCGATACGTGGATGACCGTTATGATGGAGGACGCTATGGAGATAGGGATCGTATTGACAACCGTGACTACAACAAATATGGCAGCCGTGATCGCTATAGCAGTGACAG GTATCCAAGCAGTGGAGATCGATTTGCAAGCGATCGATATGGCAGTGGGTCAGATCATTACCCACAAAATGGTTATGGGAAGGAAAGAGGGTATGACCGATACAGTGGTCCACGAGGCGGTGCTGATAGGTATGGAAGTGGAGTAGGTGGTCGAGAAGAAGGAAGGAGTTATAGGGGTAGACCTGCTCCATATTACCGTCCAACTCGGGGCTCTCGTCCATCACTCGACCGTTACTGA
- the LOC137827736 gene encoding glycine-rich RNA-binding protein RZ1C isoform X2 translates to MFVVKYGLGIPLKGLAISKLYHCNGEIMMERDTGRPRGFGFITFSDRRGMEDAIKEMHGREIGDRIISVNKAQPKMGGDDVDQGYRGSYSSGGRGSYGAGDRVGQDDCFKCGRPGHWARDCPLAGGGGGRGRGGSSFSSHPRFGAAGGHGDRLGGERDRYVDDRYDGGRYGDRDRIDNRDYNKYGSRDRYSSDRYPSSGDRFASDRYGSGSDHYPQNGYGKERGYDRYSGPRGGADRYGSGVGGREEGRSYRGRPAPYYRPTRGSRPSLDRY, encoded by the exons ATGTTTGTTGTCAAATATGGGCTTGGGATTCCTCTGAAAGGCTTAGCTATATCGAAGCTTTATCATTGTAACGGAGAA ATCATGATGGAAAGGGATACAGGCCGTCCTCGTGGATTTGGGTTTATCACATTTTCAGACCGTAGGGGAATGGAGGATGCAATCAAGGAAATGCATGGACGGGAAATTGGTGATCGCATCATCTCTGTCAACAAGGCGCAGCCTAAGATGGGGGGTGATGATGTAGACCAAGGTTACAGAGGCAGCTACTCATCAGGTGGTAGGGGAAGCTATGGTGCTGGAGATAGGGTAGGACAAGATGACTGCTTCAAATGTGGGCGTCCAGGACACTGGGCCCGAGATTGTCCCTTGGCAGGAGGTGGAGGTGGTCGAGGTCGTGGTGGTAGTTCATTTTCTTCACATCCTAGGTTTGGAGCTGCCGGTGGACATGGGGATCGCCTTGGTGGTGAGCGGGATCGATACGTGGATGACCGTTATGATGGAGGACGCTATGGAGATAGGGATCGTATTGACAACCGTGACTACAACAAATATGGCAGCCGTGATCGCTATAGCAGTGACAG GTATCCAAGCAGTGGAGATCGATTTGCAAGCGATCGATATGGCAGTGGGTCAGATCATTACCCACAAAATGGTTATGGGAAGGAAAGAGGGTATGACCGATACAGTGGTCCACGAGGCGGTGCTGATAGGTATGGAAGTGGAGTAGGTGGTCGAGAAGAAGGAAGGAGTTATAGGGGTAGACCTGCTCCATATTACCGTCCAACTCGGGGCTCTCGTCCATCACTCGACCGTTACTGA